From Pseudomonadota bacterium, the proteins below share one genomic window:
- a CDS encoding TolC family protein, protein MNRDRVRRIAAAAAMMLMLQSGGVSASPAGGAPLPAAAPSASPSVSASPAEASPPPVTYSNLTFVDALNVALHLQPTVQVAETLLAKAEALLKGAGKQPNPSAIVSLYSDGITPRRNELLIPLDLFDRPAYRRKAAKADSEARRADLGTTRLLVARTVLKSYFAYWQAIRRCRVVFLYRMLLEQMLHVADSDKAGRYTPLEKLRLRTELDRADNDLALEEGDREVAMGLLNAVMARNLETPIYLNGRLSSEPHDPYPALTSLDELMTHSLARPEILAARKNAEAARMRYEVSMRSGAPTVGLLAYGTAFWFEEPYIRRQRGEQIFVTFPQLWDWGSAHAEREGAKLEAKALEQKVKAVMLAVQTEVMTSWQSYQAADRRHGGLSAQYHTAVDAWKGVRDRFPGGGLMVDEAVNTARSARDALQLYIQAEAQFHVARINTLWTAGHAIFPEGYVPQDVPEETDDPIYRPSYKAPPVKAPEQRPTDDL, encoded by the coding sequence ATGAACCGTGACAGGGTGAGACGCATCGCAGCGGCTGCTGCGATGATGCTGATGCTTCAGAGTGGCGGCGTTAGCGCGTCTCCGGCCGGGGGGGCGCCGCTGCCCGCGGCCGCCCCTTCTGCCTCGCCATCCGTGAGCGCATCGCCCGCGGAAGCGTCTCCGCCGCCCGTGACCTACAGCAATCTCACGTTCGTTGATGCGCTCAACGTCGCACTCCATCTGCAGCCTACGGTGCAGGTGGCGGAGACCCTGCTCGCCAAGGCCGAGGCCTTGCTCAAAGGCGCGGGCAAGCAGCCCAACCCCAGCGCCATAGTGAGCCTGTACTCCGACGGCATCACGCCGCGTCGCAATGAGCTGCTCATCCCCCTCGATCTGTTCGATCGACCGGCGTATCGCCGCAAAGCGGCCAAGGCCGATTCAGAGGCGCGTCGCGCCGACCTCGGCACCACCCGTCTCCTGGTGGCCCGCACCGTTCTGAAGTCGTACTTCGCCTACTGGCAGGCCATTCGCCGATGTCGCGTCGTCTTTCTGTATCGGATGCTGCTCGAACAGATGCTTCATGTGGCGGATTCCGACAAGGCGGGACGTTACACCCCTCTCGAGAAGCTGCGCCTGCGCACCGAGCTCGATCGCGCAGACAATGATCTCGCGTTGGAGGAGGGAGATCGTGAGGTGGCCATGGGTCTGCTGAACGCCGTCATGGCGCGCAATCTCGAGACGCCCATCTACCTCAACGGTCGTCTGTCATCCGAACCGCACGATCCCTATCCCGCGCTCACCTCCCTCGATGAGCTGATGACGCACAGCCTCGCACGTCCGGAGATATTGGCGGCGCGCAAGAACGCCGAGGCGGCGCGCATGCGCTACGAGGTGAGCATGCGCAGCGGCGCGCCCACCGTGGGCCTTCTCGCCTACGGCACCGCCTTCTGGTTCGAGGAGCCCTATATCCGCCGACAGCGGGGCGAGCAGATCTTCGTGACCTTCCCTCAGCTCTGGGACTGGGGCAGCGCCCACGCCGAGCGAGAAGGGGCAAAGCTCGAGGCAAAGGCGCTCGAGCAGAAGGTGAAGGCCGTCATGCTGGCCGTGCAGACCGAGGTGATGACGTCGTGGCAGTCATACCAGGCCGCTGATCGCCGCCACGGTGGTCTCTCTGCCCAGTACCACACCGCCGTTGACGCATGGAAGGGCGTGCGCGACCGCTTTCCTGGCGGTGGCCTGATGGTCGACGAGGCCGTCAACACAGCCAGGTCAGCACGCGATGCGCTTCAGCTCTACATCCAGGCCGAGGCGCAGTTCCACGTCGCGCGCATCAACAC